In the Phaeobacter piscinae genome, GAGGATAGGGCGTCCATGGCTGTCGGTGCGCGTCGCCGGATGGAAGTATTGGCAGAGCGAATCACCTTGTTTGACGATGGTGCCGAGATCCTTCCCAATGTTGCTGCGCGGGCCACTTTTGGCCATTCGCCTGGCCATATGTCGTTTGAGATCGCCCGTGGCTCAGACAGGGTTATGGTTTTGGGGGATGCGGTTACCAACGCGCATGTCAGTTTCTCCGAGCCCGGTTGGGAGATTGCGTCAGATCAGGACCCTGCCCTCGCAGCACAGGTGCGACAAATGCTGTTACAACAACTGGCTGCGGAACAGATGATGGTGGTGGGCTATCATTTGCCAGCTGGCGGCGTAGGTTATGTTGAGGCATCGGGGGCTGGGTACCGGTTCGTGCAAGGTGCATGATATAAAGACAACCTTTGCATGTATTTATTTTTTATAAATATGCGGGGTGTGAATGGGGCTATATCAGCCGGTCCACGTTGCTAACGCATCCTAATAACTGCCTGAGATGGTTGTAGATTGGCACACACAGCTCACAAGGAGGGGTGTGCCCTGCCCAATCAGACCATTCTTGGCTGACATAGTCCTCAGTCAGCGGAGCACCCGTGAGAAGTAGCGCAACTCCATGTCTGAGAAGGTGGTGCTACCTGCAACAGTTTTTATTGGAAATGCTTGAAACCCCTTAGGTTGTATTATTTTTGATGACTTTCATTTGCCTCTGTGAGATGGTTAACGCGTGGGTAATCAATTTGATCGGGGTAGGGGGTTTTGGTTCCGGTTGTATTGCTAGAGGTAGTGGGTTTGGGATATGGAAAATAAACTTAGAATTCGCCATTTCGGCGCGTTTGGAGTTTTTCTGCCCGATGGAGAGAGTATTCTTCTCGGCTCAAAGCACCAAGCATTGTTGGCACTTTTGTCTACCGCCGAGGGCGGAGTACGAACGCGGGCGTTTCTGGAGCGCACCCTTTGGAGTTTGGCGCAGCCAGAACAGGCCAAGGCGAGCCTGCGCACCGCACTATCGACACTTCGACGACATCTTGGAACGGAATGCGCGTCTCTGCTCTCTGCAAATCGAGAGCGCGTGGTGCTAGATTTGTCCAAAATTGAAGTGGATGCAGACCCGGGGAAAGGCGATTTCATGGAGGGATTCGAACTTCCTCATGAGACGACATTTGCGGTTTGGTTGGAACAGCAGCGCAATGAGTTGACACGAGCGGATGCGCGGAACCGGGCTGCAACCGGAATGCTGAGAGACTACAGCCGTGCCGTGCTTGATAGCCTGTTGCCACCGATAGCGGTGCTGCCTTTTGTGCATCGTGCGCCAGGAGATGCGAAATCGCCGCTCGGTGCCTTACTATCCGAGGAACTGGTGCGCCATCTGTCGCGCAGTCACGCCTTTTGCGTGACGTCTTACCTGGCTTCGCGGCAGTTTGACCCGCATCAGATCCGACCAAGTGAAGTCTATTCAATGGCGGGTGCCAATTATTTGGTCTCGGGAACGGTAAATCTCACCGGACAGACCTATCGGCTTCAGGTCGATCTGCATGATGCCGAACGTGAGCGGGTTATCTGGTCCCGTGATTTCACAGAGTCCCTGTCGACACTGACCAGCGGGTGCAGCGCCGCATTGCGGGATGTGACTGCGCAGATCGGATGGACGGTTGTGGGGGAGTCAGTACGACTTGTCGGCTTTCGCCCCTTGTCCAAGCACGACAGTCACACGCTGCTGATGGCTGCGATTGCACTGATGCAGGACATGCAGCTGCCGCAGTTCAATCAGGCGCAGGAAATTCTCGCGGTGTTGCTGGAGCGTGAGGTGCAGCACCCGGTTGCTCTGACCTGGATGGCCATGTGGCACGTGATGCGCGTACAGAAGGGGTTCTCGACCGACCGACAATTGGATGCGCATCTGGCCAATCAGCTGATTGCGGCGGCACTGGCGCAGGATCCGTCCTTTTCGCTGGCTTTGACCGTGCGCGGATTGATCGCGAGCCACCTGATGTTCCGCTTCGATCTGGCGCAGGATTCCTATGACCTTGCGCTGAAGGACAATCCGAACGAGGCTCTGGCTCTGCTGCTCAAGGGGACAACGCTTGCCTATCAGAACCAGCCGGAAGATGCCGTGCGCCTGACTGATGCCGCGCGTCGTCTGTCACCGCTTGGGCCGCAGCGATATTACTTTGATTCGCTCTCGGCAACTGCCAACCTTGGGGCGCAGAACTATGATCGCGCGGTCAGCCTTGCGGATCGGTCGCTACAGGCCAACCCGACGTTCCCGTCAACGTTGCGGACGAAGGCCATTGCCCTGCAATCCATGGGTCAAACGGCCAAGGCGCGGGATGTTGTGAAATCCCTGCTGGATGTCCAGCCGGGCTTCAATATCGCCCGCTATGAGAAAGACCATGCCGCCCCCAATGCCCCTTTCGGCAAAGACTGGAGCAAGGCGCTGAGATCCGCAGGCGTTCCTGCCTGAACAGGATGAAAGCCGGGTGATCGTTAATCCGGGTGAAAACAAGGCAGACGCGGGGGCTTGCAAGCCTGCCGCGTCTTCGTTCTTTTGCGGGGGTGACTGGTGCCAGGTCTTGCCGACGCAGGCGCTCGGTCGCATAGGGCGAGAGGGGCCACATCATGAAAGCGATCACATATCGGGCATTTGGACCGGCGGAAACTGTGCTGCAATTGGAGGATCTGCCCGATATTGCGCCTGCGCGGGGCGAACTGCGCGTTGAACTGGCCTATTCCGGCGTCAACCCATCAGATGTGAAGGCAAGGGCCGGTGCCCGTGCTGGCGTCTCTGAACTGCCCTATCCTGTGATTGTCCCGCATAGCGACGGATCTGGCGTGGTCGTCGAGGTGGGCGAGGGGGTTGATCCGGCCCGGATCGGTGAGGAGGTCTGGATCTGGAATGGTCAGTGGCAACGTCCAAATGGCACCGCAGCCAGCTCGATCACCCTGCCCGCGAATCAGGCTGCTCCTCTGCCCGCAGGGCTGACCCTACAACAGGGGGCAGTCTTGGGTATTCCTGCACTTACAGCGGCTCATACAGTGTTTTCTGGCGGCGATGTCGGTGGCAAAACGGTGCTGATCCAAGGTGGCGCCGGTACGGTTGGTCTGCTGGCGGTGCAGTTGGCCAAATGGGGCGGCGCGCGGGTGGTTGCCACCTGCTCGTCCGCGGATTTCGAACGGGTGCAGCGTGCCGGAGCTGATGCAGTGCTGAGTTACGCTGAGGATGATCTGGCTGACCAGATCCTGGCGGCAAACGGGGGCCGTCCCGTGGATCACATTGTTGAGGTCGAATTTGGCGCCAATTGTGCGGTCGACACCGCCGTCATCGCCCCCAACGGACGCATCACCGCATATGGATCAGCACGGGACATGACCCCAAGCCTGCCGTTCTATCCCTTGATGTTCAAAGCCGTAACGCTGGAGATGGCGCTGGTCTATCTGTTGCCCGCAGAGGCCCGGCGCAATGCCATCGAACGTATCAATGCCGCTGCGGCGCAGGGCGCGCTACAGCCTCCTGTCGCTGCGGTTTTCGATCTGGCGGATACAGCTCAGGCGCATCAGGCCGTGGAGGCCGGAAAACGCGCAGGCGCGATCCTTGTAAAGACTGGGTGAGCCACGAAAAACCAAAGATCGCAGGTGGTGATTTCCAAGGCCAATCCACGCGATCAAAGGGAAGCGCGAAAACTGCATTTTTTTCCAGAAACCCCCTTGCGCCTCCCGATATCTGCCTTTAGACAGCCGCTCACCGATGGGGTGTGGCCAAGTGGTAAGGCAACAGTTTTTGGTACTGAAGATCGTAGGTTCGAATCCTACCACCCCAGCCATTTTTCTCTGAACATCCGATGAACTAGGCAGTTTTCCCCGGGCGCATGTGCGGGCGTTTCAGGGCGTTGACGCGGTGGTCACGTAAATCGTGGCTCTGACTGCTAGGTGAGTGTTCTTCTTCATATTGCTGGGCAGATGCGATGATACTCAAATCGCGTGTTGATCGGCGCCGCCGACCTGTGCCTGAGCCTATGGGGCGGACCAGCCGATTTTCATCGTCTGGGAGCGAAGTCAGATGGACCTGTCTTAGACGGGGTAAGATATTGGATTTGTTTTAGAAACAGGATGTGGAGATTAGTGCGTGTCACGCAGAATGAGTTCCGCATCCAGCAGCACAGTCTCTTCTTGCGCTTGCGGATGGTCAAGGCGTCGATCCAAACAGCACAACACCGCAGCGACCATGTCATCAATGGGGTTTCGCAATGTGGTCAGCCGGATGGTTGGCCAGCGGGCCATTTCGATATCGTCAAAACCGATGACCGAGATATCCTGTGATACGGCACGCCCGGCATCCTTCAGCGCCCCGAGTGCGCCGATGGCCATGGCATCATTGGCACAGAATATCCCATCAAAGTCGGCCTGTTCCAACAGTCTTTGGGTGGCGAAATATCCGCTCTCGGTCGTGTAGTTTCCTTTGATTTCTCCAGCAAGGGTGAGCCGATGCTTCACCAGGCCCTCGAGCAGCCCATTCCGACGCTCAGCGGTCGCGCCGAAGTCGTCCGGCCCGCCCACAAGTGCGACGTGCTGCCGCCCGCGTTGCGCAAACAGATCTGCTGCCAGCAGGGCGGCCTGATGATTGCGCAGACATATGTTGTCGACCCGCTCAGCGTCGATAATACGGCCAGAGGCAATGACGGGGATATGCAGTTTGCTGCAAAGATCGACAATCTCGGTGGCGAGGCTGCCGCTGCGCAGAATCATCGCGTCCAGCGGATATCGCAGCACCTGAGTGACGGCATCGCGGGCATGGTCGCCACTACCGGCGATCACCACTGGCCATTTACCCGCAGCGTTTAGGCCAGCAATCAGGGCCGAGGTGGCCTCCTTGTCGTATTCATTCCGCATCTCACCCGCAAAGACCGCAACCAGATTTGAGCGGGCGCCCTGCAACGTGGCCGCCAGTGCGTTTGGCTGATAGCCCAACTCGTGGGCGGCCAACAGGATGCGTTCGCGCTTTTCCTGATCAAGATAGGCGCCCTCGGTGAAGGCCCGCGACACTGCCGAACGCGAAACACCTGCAATTTCAGCGACATCCGCTGCTGTCACGCGCGAAAGCCGCCTACCAGCTGCTGGCCCTTGTCGTTTCATCTGTCGTCCCTTTCGGGCGGGATGTTTTTTTCTTCAAACACCGAAACCCTTGACATAACCGTTACATACCGCCCCTATATGAACACGTGTGCAGATCTGGTGCAACGGACTCGTTCCTGAGACAAAAGCGCTTCAAGCGCTGCTGCAGCAGAGCTCACTGGCCTAAGGGGAGGCCAATTCATAATACCACGGCGGGCTAAACCGGTCGCCGTGGTTCAATTGGAACCGCTCGCTCTTTAGGGGGCGACGGAGGACCGGAGACAGAAGATGAAACGTATTGCGTTCACAACCGCTGCCACGCTGGCATTCGCCGCCAATGCTGCATTTGCCGAAACTGAAATCACCTGGTGGCACGCCATGGGTGGTGCGCTGGGTGATACCGTCAACCAGATCGCATCTGACTTCAACGCGAGCCAGGATGAGTATAAGATCACCCCGGTTTTCAAGGGCACCTATGAGGAGACCCTGACCGCAGGCATCGCCGCCTTCCGCGCGGGTGAGCAACCCAATGTGATGCAGGTGTTTGACGCCGGCGCCGCTACCGTGATTGGCGCGAAGGGCGCGACCATTCCGGTGCAGGATCTCTTGGCCGACAATGGCGTTGATTTCGACATCAATGACTATATCGCTGGTGTGCGCTATTTCTACGCCGACAGCGATGGCAAGATGATCGGCATGCCGTTCAACTCCTCCACGCCCATTATGTACTATAACATTCAGGCGCTGGAGAAAGCGGGGGTTACCGCACCCAAGACCTGGGAAGAATTCCAGACCGTGACTGCGCCCGCGCTGAAAGAGGCTGGGTATACCGCCCTGTCGCAATCGCACCTGCCCTGGATCTTCACCGAGAACTTCCATTCCCGCCATAACCTGCCGTTTGCAACCAACAACAATGGTTACGACGGCGTCGACACTCAGATTCTGGTGAACAATGACGCGATCAAAGCGCATTTCACCGCCGTGACTGACTGGCAGGAAAAGGGCCATTTTGAATGGTTCGGCACGGGCTGGGGGGACAACCAGACGCCGTTTGAAGAAGGCAAGGTTGCCATGTGGCTGGGGTCTTCCGGCTCTTTTGGTGGTCTGAGCAAAAAAGACCTGCCGTTTGATTTCTCCGCTACCATGCTGCCCTATTGGGAAGGTGTGACCAAAGAGCCGACGCAGACGTTCATCGGCGGCGCGTCCCTGTTTGCGATGGCTGGTCATGATGCCGAAGAAAACAAGGCAACCGCTGCGTTCTTCGACTTCCTGACCTCTTCTGAGGTGCAGTATTTCTGGCACAAAGAGACCGGATATGTGCCAATCACAGAAGCCGCCTATGAAATGGCAAAAGCGGACGGTCATTATGACCGCGCGCCTGCTGCCGAGGTTGGTATCCAGCAGCTGTCGCTGCCCGGTGGTGACAACACCAAAGGCTATCGCATGGGCTTCTACGTGCAGATTCGCGATGTAATGAACCGTGAATACGGCCGCATCCTGACTGGTGAAACATCGGTTGAAGACGCGTTCAACGCCATCGAAGCCGAAGCCAACAACCTGCTGGCCCGTTTCGCAAAAACCCAAGGCTAATCGCGGGGCTTCCCCTTACTTGTGACGGCCGCAGCCCCTGCGGCCGTCACGCATTCCAACGAAGAGGCACACCGTGAAACGCGCCGGATTCTCGACCAAGTGGATGCCGATCCTGTTGCTGATGCCGCAGCTCGTCATTATCGCTATTTTCTTCTATTGGCCCGCCTGGCATGCAATCCAGTCGTCCTTCTACCTTCAGGATCCGTTTGGGTTTGGCTCGACCTTCGTGGGGCTGGATAACTATACCGATCTTCTGGGCAATTCCGAATATCGCCGTGTCGCGATCTTCACTCTCGTCTTTACAGTGCTGGTAACCTTCTTCTCGCTGGCGATTGCACTGCTGCTGGCGGTGAAGGCGGACAATGTTCTGCGCGGTGCCCGCACCTACCGGACGCTTCTTATGTGGGTCTACGCGGTGGCGCCGCCGGTTGCAGGCTTTATCGGCCTGATCATGTTCGACCAGAGCTGGGGGCCGCTGACGCGCCTTGCTGGCGTCTTTGGTTGGGATTTTGTGCTGGGTGTGAATTTCAATGACACTGCTGCCGCCATGGTTCTGGTGTCGGTCTGGAAACAGATTCCGGTCAACTTCATCTTCTTTTTGTCCGGGCTTCAGTCGATCCCGCGTTCCGTGCGCGAAGCGGCCCTGATCGACAATCGCTCAGCCACAGGCCGGTTCTGGGATGTCACCTTTCCGCTGCTGGCGCCGACCGGCTTCTTCCTGCTGATCATCAATATCACCTATGCGCTGTTCGACACCTTCGGCATCGTCGATACCCTTGTGAAAGGTGAGCCGGGAAACAACCCGATGACCCTGGTTTACAAGGTCTACGTGGATGGTTTCCGTGGCAACGATCTGGGTGGTTCGTCGGCGCAGTCGGTTATTCTGATGGTCCTTGTTCTGGCGCTTACGATCTTTCAGTTCCGGCTGATCGACCGCCGCATCCACTATACCTGAGGGGGCTGACATGGCTGACCAAACACCCGTCCAAACGCCACGCCGCTCCATCAACTGGGGGGCTATTGGCGACCACACTGTGCTGATCCTCGGCTCGCTGTTCATGTTGGTGCCGCTGATCATGGTGGTGCTGACCACCACGGTGCCGGATGTGGACATCATCAAATACGGCCCGCAGCTGAAAATCGGCGATCAGTTCGATGAGAATTTCGAGAAGGCGATGTTTGAGGCGTCTGGGTTCTCCGGAGCGAATACCGGGACCCGGATGCTGTTCAACTCCTTCGTGCTGGGCATCGGCTTTGCGCTTGGCAAGATCGTGATCGCGATGATGGCGGCCTATGCCATCGTTTACTTCCGCCTGCGGTTCGCCTCGCTGGCATTCTGGGTGATCTTCACCACGCTGCTTCTGCCGCTGGAGGTGCGTATTCTGCCGTCTTATGAGGTCGTGCAGCAGCTGGGTATGCTGAACACCTATCAGGGGCTGATCATTCCGCTGATCGCATCGGCCACGGCGACGTTCTTCTTCCGGCAGTATTTCCGGTCGATCCCCGAAGAACTTGTTGAGGCTGCCCGCATCGACGGGGCAGGGCCGGTGAAGTTCTTCATCGATATTCTCGTGCCGCTGTCCAAAACCATGATCGCAGCGATGTTCATCATCATGTTTGTCTTTGGCTGGAACCAGTATCTCTGGCCCACGATGATCACGACCGAAGAGGACATGTATACGCTGGTGCGGGGGATCAAACAGATCACTCAGACCCTGGAAGGCACAAATGTGCCGGAATTCGGTCGCGCAAATCTTCTGGCAGTGATTGCCATCCTGCCCCCGGTGGCAGTCGTCATTTTCTTCCAAAGCTGGTTCGTCAAGGGCCTGACGGAATCCGATAAGTAAGGACTTCACACAATGGCTCAGGTTACCCTGAATTCTGTACGCAAGGTCTACCCCAACGGGGTTGAGGCCGTCACCTCCTCCAGCTTCAAGATCGAGGACGGCGAGTTCGTCGTCCTGGTCGGCCCGTCGGGCTGTGGCAAATCCACCCTGCTGCGCATGATCGCCGGTCTGGAGGATATCACCGAAGGCTCGCTGGAGATCGGCGACCGGGTGGTGAACAACGTGGATCCCGCAGATCGCGATATTGCGATGGTGTTCCAGAACTACGCGCTTTACCCGCATATGACCGTGCGCAAGAACATCGCCTACGGTCTGAAAAACCGCAAAACCCCTGCGGATGAGATCGAGCGCAAGGTGGCCGAGGCCGCCAAGATGCTGAACCTCGAAGAGTATCTGGATCGCAAACCGTCTCAGTTGTCCGGTGGACAGCGCCAGCGGGTTGCCATGGGCCGTGCCATCGTGCGTGACCCGGCATTGTTCCTGTTCGACGAACCTCTGTCGAACCTCGATGCCAAGCTGCGCAACCAGATGCGGATTGAGATCAAGGCATTGCAGCGCCGGTTGGGCGTGACCTCTATCTATGTGACCCACGATCAGGTCGAAGCGATGACCATGGCGGATCGCATCATCGTGCTGAACGGTGGCCGTATCGAACAGATCGGCACCCCGTCTGAGATCTACCACAACCCGGCGTCTGTCTTTGTGGCGTCGTTTATGGGCGCCCCGCCGATGAATCTGATCGACGCCACCATCGCCAACGGCCAGGTGACATTGCCGGATGGTGTCTCCATGGGCGCGCTGGACACCTCGGCCCAGGGCGCGGTCAAGCTGGGTATCCGGCCGGAGGACGTCCAGCTGGTTGCCGAAGGTGGCCTTGCCATCAATGTGGAGCTGATCGAAGAACTCGGCGCCCATCGTCTGTTGCATGGCAAGCTGGGGGGGCAACCCTTCACCATTCACGTACTGAAGGACATCCCGGTTGATCCCGGCACCCATCAGATATCGGTCGACCCGGCAGCGATCTGCCTGTTTGACGCGGAAAGCGGCCAGCGACGATGACACGGGTTCTGGACAGCCTGCCGACGGTTTCATCCGATCTGCAGGCGCGGATCAAGGCGGCGCCGCGCAATGCGGTGGCGCACCGGGCGCTGATGGCTGAGGTGCCGGCAATGTCGACCTTGCAATCCGGCGGTCAGGCCTCTCTGGAGGTCTTGACCGCCTCGGTTTCCGTTGTTGCCTGGAACGTCGAGCGCTGCCTGTTCCCGGAGGATACGGCCCGCCATATTCAACCTCTCGCCCCGCAGGTCGTCCTGCTGTCGGAGGTGGATCACGGCATGGCCCGCACCGGTCAGCGCCACACCACCGAGGCCATGGCGAAAGCGCTGGACATGGCTTACGTCTTTGGCGTTGAGTTCCATGAGCTGGATCTGGGGGGCCCGACCGAGCAGGCCTTCTGTACGGATGATTTCAACCTGTTTGGCTGGCACGGGAACGCCATCCTCTCGGCCGTTCCGCCAGAGCGTGTCACCCTGATCCGGCTGGATGACCACGGCCACTGGTTTTCCTCCGATGAGGTGCCCGCCGATCCGGAGCAGCCACGTCTTGGCGGGCGGATGGCTATCGCGGCGGTCCTGCCGACTGAGGCGGGGCCGATTTGCGTTGTCTCCACCCATCTGGAAAGCAATGCTGACGCCGAACACCGCCATGCGCAATTCGACCGTCTGCTGCATGCAATTGAGGCGTTTGCGCCGGATATGCCGGTGTTGATCGGCGGGGATCTCAACACCGGCAACCATTTGCCGCCTGATTTCGATTGGCAACGTGAGACGCTGTTCGATCTGGCGCGCGCGCATGGCTATGACTGGTCCGCGACCCCGGATGGTGTCACCACCCGGCCAAGCCTCATCACGCCGCATCCGGACCGGCAGATGAAACTGGATTGGTTCTGCACCCGTGGCATGCGCTCAACGGAAAACCGTCTGGTGTCTTCAGTTGATGAAAATGGCCGCCCGCTGTCCGATCACGATGCTGTCTGGTGCCGCGTCGCGCTGGACTGACACGGGCGCATGCCAGAGGCTGCTAAACCAAAAAAACCTGCCGCCGCATAATCCACGCCTGATTATCGGCGGCAGGCTGACGACCATATGCTAAACAAGGCATATGTTGTTTGATCTTCCTGACCATGAGGCGCTGTATCAGGCGCTGCTCAATCGCGATGACCGGTATGACGGGCAGGCTTATGTCTGCGTCGCCACCACCGGCATCTTCTGTCGCCTGATCTGCCCGGCACGCAAACCCAAACGCGAGAACTGCCAGTTTTTCGGCAGCGTAGGCGAATGTATCGAAGCCGGGTTTCGCGCCTGCAAACGGTGCCACCCCCTGCGCCCGATGGCAGAGGCGGATCCCGCAGTGGCCACCCTTTTGGCGGCCTTGGACCAACGCCCGGACTACCGCTGGGGGGAGGGGGATATCACCCGCATGGGCTTTGATCTCTCCACGGTGCGGCGCAGTTTCAAGCGACAGTTCGGCATGACCTTTCTGGAGATGGCCCGCCAGCGCCGACTGCGCGAAGGCTTCACCGTGTTGTCGGACGGCGGCAAGGTGATCGAGGCGCAGCTGGATGCGCAATTTGACTCCCCCAGCGCGTTTCGCGCCGCATTTGCCCGCCTGTTGGGACGTGCGCCTGGCAGCCTGACCGGCGAAGGCCTGTTGCTGGCGGATTGGATTGCGACACCGCTTGGTGACATGATTGCCGTTGCCAGCAAGACAGAACTGCATTTGCTGGAATTTGTGGAGCGCAAGGCGCTCAAGGGCGAATTGGATAAATTGCAACGCGCCGTGAAAGGCGACCTCGGCATAGGTCCCACACCGCCGAGCGAGCAGATCCGGGCGGAACTGGATGCGTTTTTTGCGGGGCGTTCGGCGCGATTTGAGACTCCTTTGGCCTATCATGGCACAGCCTTCATGCAACAGGTCTGGGATGCGCTGCGACAGATCCCACCGGGCATCACCCGCAGCTATTCGGAGATTGCGCGCATCATTGGCCGCCCTGATGCCACCCGTGCTGTTGCCCGCGCCAATGGCGCCAATCAGATCGCTTTGGTGGTGCCCTGCCACCGGGTGATTGGTGCGGATGGGTCGCTGACCGGATACGGTGGGGGGCTGTGGCGCAAACAGCGGCTCTTGGACATTGAGCGCCAGTATCGCACATCGGCGGCGCAGCCGGTCTGAGGGTCTCGCCCAAGACCGGAGGGGCGCGTGGATAGCCCCTCCAGACCGATCGGCGGTTTCCCAACCCCCGGCAAATCTGTAGAAGGCAGTAACGCCACTCAGAGCCGGAGCCTGAAACCATGTCGACGCCCAAACCAGTTGTTCTGTGTATCCTTGATGGTTGGGGCAATGCCGATCCAGGAACCGCCAATGCGCCCTATCTGGCTCGGACACCAACGCTTGACGAGATTGCCAAGACCTGCCCAATGGCACGGTTGATCACCCATGGGCCGGATGTCGGCCTGCCAAGCGGGCAAATGGGGAACTCAGAGGTGGGCCACACCAATATCGGCGCCGGCCGGGTGGTGGCAATGGATCTGGGCCAGATTGATCTCGCAATCGAGGATGGTTCGTTTTTCGACAATGAGGCGCTGCAGGGCTTTATTGCCCGGCTGAAGGAGACCGGCGGTGCGGCACATCTCATGGGGTTGGTTTCGGATGGCGGCGTCCATGGCCATGTCACCCATATCCTTGCTGCGGTGAAGGCGATCCGCGATGCGGGTGTGCCTGTCTGGCTGCATGTGATGACCGATGGGCGCGATGTTGCCCCGAAATCTGCTCTGGACTTTGTCACCGCCCTGCAAGGCGATCTCGCGGAGGGCGCGCGTATCGCCACCGTGACGGGGCGTTACTATGCGATGGATCGCGACAATCGCTGGGAACGTGTCAGTCAGGCCTATGACGCCATGATCCATGGCCGCGGGCAATATGAGGCGGAGACCGCCGCGGACGCGATCAAGGCCAGCTATGCCCGCGATGAGCTGGATGAGTTTGTTAAGGCCACGGTGATTGATGGGTATGGTGGCGTGAAGGCCGGGGATGGCATTTTCTGCCTGAATTTCCGCGCCGACCGTGCCCGCGAGATCCTGCGCGCTATGGGAGAGCCGGGTTTTGATGCCTTCGATACTGGGGCACGCCCGGAGCTGGCAGCATTGCTGGGCATGGTGGAATATTCCACAGGCCATAACGAATACATGCAAACCGTGTTTCCCAAACGCGCGATCATCAATACTTTGGGCGCTTGGGTGGCGAAACAGGGCAAGCGTCAATTCCGCCTCGCCGAGACGGAGAAGTATCCGCATGTGACCTTCTTCCTCAACGGTGGCAAAGAAGACCCGGAGGAGGGGGAAGACCGCGCCATGCCGAAATCGCCCAAGGTTGCGACCTATGATCTGCAACCGGAAATGTCAGCGCCTGAGGTGACCGAGCGGTTTGTCGAGGCGATTGAGGCGGGCTATGACCTGATTGTCACCAATTATGCGAACCCGGATATGGTTGGTCACACCGGTGATCTCGATGCTGCGATCAAGGCCTGCGAAGCGGTCGATCAGGGGCTGGCCAAGGTCGTCGCCGCGTTGAAGGCTGCAGGTGGCGTGATGCTGGTCACAGCTGATCATGGCAATTGTGAAGTGATGGTCGATCCTGACACAGGCGGCCCGCACACCGCCCATACCACAAATCTGGTACCCGCGGCGCTGGTTGGTGGACCGGCTGGGGCTGAACTGCGTGATGGCCGTCTCGCAGATCTGGCGCCAACGCTTTTGCAGCTGATGAACCTCCCGAAACCGGATGAAATGACCGGAGAGAGCCTGCTGGCATGAGTTCAGCATTTGGCATCTTGGGGCCGGTTGCTGTCTGGCGTGGCTTTCAGATCTGCGCCCTTGCGCTGGC is a window encoding:
- a CDS encoding tetratricopeptide repeat protein — encoded protein: MENKLRIRHFGAFGVFLPDGESILLGSKHQALLALLSTAEGGVRTRAFLERTLWSLAQPEQAKASLRTALSTLRRHLGTECASLLSANRERVVLDLSKIEVDADPGKGDFMEGFELPHETTFAVWLEQQRNELTRADARNRAATGMLRDYSRAVLDSLLPPIAVLPFVHRAPGDAKSPLGALLSEELVRHLSRSHAFCVTSYLASRQFDPHQIRPSEVYSMAGANYLVSGTVNLTGQTYRLQVDLHDAERERVIWSRDFTESLSTLTSGCSAALRDVTAQIGWTVVGESVRLVGFRPLSKHDSHTLLMAAIALMQDMQLPQFNQAQEILAVLLEREVQHPVALTWMAMWHVMRVQKGFSTDRQLDAHLANQLIAAALAQDPSFSLALTVRGLIASHLMFRFDLAQDSYDLALKDNPNEALALLLKGTTLAYQNQPEDAVRLTDAARRLSPLGPQRYYFDSLSATANLGAQNYDRAVSLADRSLQANPTFPSTLRTKAIALQSMGQTAKARDVVKSLLDVQPGFNIARYEKDHAAPNAPFGKDWSKALRSAGVPA
- a CDS encoding NADPH:quinone reductase produces the protein MKAITYRAFGPAETVLQLEDLPDIAPARGELRVELAYSGVNPSDVKARAGARAGVSELPYPVIVPHSDGSGVVVEVGEGVDPARIGEEVWIWNGQWQRPNGTAASSITLPANQAAPLPAGLTLQQGAVLGIPALTAAHTVFSGGDVGGKTVLIQGGAGTVGLLAVQLAKWGGARVVATCSSADFERVQRAGADAVLSYAEDDLADQILAANGGRPVDHIVEVEFGANCAVDTAVIAPNGRITAYGSARDMTPSLPFYPLMFKAVTLEMALVYLLPAEARRNAIERINAAAAQGALQPPVAAVFDLADTAQAHQAVEAGKRAGAILVKTG
- a CDS encoding LacI family DNA-binding transcriptional regulator is translated as MKRQGPAAGRRLSRVTAADVAEIAGVSRSAVSRAFTEGAYLDQEKRERILLAAHELGYQPNALAATLQGARSNLVAVFAGEMRNEYDKEATSALIAGLNAAGKWPVVIAGSGDHARDAVTQVLRYPLDAMILRSGSLATEIVDLCSKLHIPVIASGRIIDAERVDNICLRNHQAALLAADLFAQRGRQHVALVGGPDDFGATAERRNGLLEGLVKHRLTLAGEIKGNYTTESGYFATQRLLEQADFDGIFCANDAMAIGALGALKDAGRAVSQDISVIGFDDIEMARWPTIRLTTLRNPIDDMVAAVLCCLDRRLDHPQAQEETVLLDAELILRDTH
- a CDS encoding extracellular solute-binding protein, producing MKRIAFTTAATLAFAANAAFAETEITWWHAMGGALGDTVNQIASDFNASQDEYKITPVFKGTYEETLTAGIAAFRAGEQPNVMQVFDAGAATVIGAKGATIPVQDLLADNGVDFDINDYIAGVRYFYADSDGKMIGMPFNSSTPIMYYNIQALEKAGVTAPKTWEEFQTVTAPALKEAGYTALSQSHLPWIFTENFHSRHNLPFATNNNGYDGVDTQILVNNDAIKAHFTAVTDWQEKGHFEWFGTGWGDNQTPFEEGKVAMWLGSSGSFGGLSKKDLPFDFSATMLPYWEGVTKEPTQTFIGGASLFAMAGHDAEENKATAAFFDFLTSSEVQYFWHKETGYVPITEAAYEMAKADGHYDRAPAAEVGIQQLSLPGGDNTKGYRMGFYVQIRDVMNREYGRILTGETSVEDAFNAIEAEANNLLARFAKTQG
- a CDS encoding ABC transporter permease subunit, whose translation is MKRAGFSTKWMPILLLMPQLVIIAIFFYWPAWHAIQSSFYLQDPFGFGSTFVGLDNYTDLLGNSEYRRVAIFTLVFTVLVTFFSLAIALLLAVKADNVLRGARTYRTLLMWVYAVAPPVAGFIGLIMFDQSWGPLTRLAGVFGWDFVLGVNFNDTAAAMVLVSVWKQIPVNFIFFLSGLQSIPRSVREAALIDNRSATGRFWDVTFPLLAPTGFFLLIINITYALFDTFGIVDTLVKGEPGNNPMTLVYKVYVDGFRGNDLGGSSAQSVILMVLVLALTIFQFRLIDRRIHYT
- a CDS encoding ABC transporter permease subunit, which produces MADQTPVQTPRRSINWGAIGDHTVLILGSLFMLVPLIMVVLTTTVPDVDIIKYGPQLKIGDQFDENFEKAMFEASGFSGANTGTRMLFNSFVLGIGFALGKIVIAMMAAYAIVYFRLRFASLAFWVIFTTLLLPLEVRILPSYEVVQQLGMLNTYQGLIIPLIASATATFFFRQYFRSIPEELVEAARIDGAGPVKFFIDILVPLSKTMIAAMFIIMFVFGWNQYLWPTMITTEEDMYTLVRGIKQITQTLEGTNVPEFGRANLLAVIAILPPVAVVIFFQSWFVKGLTESDK